A window of Bradyrhizobium sp. AZCC 1610 contains these coding sequences:
- a CDS encoding glycosyltransferase family 39 protein: protein MRFTSLVVELIRARPRLVVWLVVLAQAGLWLMLPMLLYPSPPGDLATVLAFGREYQVGTWLGPPLAFWLADIAFRAAGNHMFGVYLLAQACAVVTFWIYYQLARAIIGGQQAVLAVLLSMTVVAFSSPGVEFGPMVLARPLWALLLLHSWQLIGQNRRNAWFAWSIEAGLLLLTTSAAPGILLLLAGFAVATPRGRRVLMSLDPLYALLVIAVLVLPYLIWLLRADALTVPPWPAISDLGTRVLQWGWLLAGLVLASSAIVLLAVLNSGWFARHAGEAPIIYRPPVDPLARDFVYFFAVAPALLGSFLAGLFNFDHVVGGAGVALLMSGLAVIVATGDLLHLRRQRVLRTVWAAALAAPALVAIATTLLLPWTGAEVPTLLPAKAIAHFFGDNFERRTNQRLRAVAGDPQLASFIAMSAGRPHLLLDATPERTPWLSVAKFNETGGVVVWRASDTSGTPPPDIAQRFPGLVPEVPRAFEWMVNGRQPLLRVGWAIVRPKAP from the coding sequence ATGCGCTTCACCTCGCTCGTTGTCGAACTGATCCGCGCCCGGCCGCGGCTGGTGGTCTGGCTCGTGGTGCTGGCCCAGGCCGGACTTTGGCTGATGCTGCCGATGCTGCTCTATCCGAGTCCGCCCGGCGACCTTGCGACCGTGCTGGCCTTCGGCCGGGAGTACCAGGTCGGAACCTGGCTCGGTCCGCCGCTGGCGTTCTGGCTCGCCGATATCGCCTTCCGCGCCGCCGGCAACCACATGTTCGGCGTCTATCTGCTGGCGCAGGCCTGCGCCGTCGTCACCTTCTGGATCTACTATCAACTGGCCCGCGCGATCATCGGCGGGCAGCAGGCGGTGCTCGCGGTACTGCTCTCGATGACGGTGGTGGCGTTCAGTTCGCCCGGCGTCGAGTTCGGCCCGATGGTGCTGGCGCGCCCGCTGTGGGCGCTGCTTTTGCTGCATTCCTGGCAATTGATCGGCCAGAACCGGCGCAACGCGTGGTTCGCCTGGTCGATCGAGGCCGGGCTTTTGCTGCTGACGACGTCGGCTGCACCCGGAATATTGCTGCTGCTCGCGGGATTTGCCGTTGCCACGCCGCGCGGCCGGCGCGTGCTGATGTCGCTCGATCCGCTCTATGCGCTGCTCGTGATCGCCGTTTTGGTGTTGCCCTATCTGATTTGGCTGCTCCGCGCCGATGCACTCACCGTGCCGCCGTGGCCCGCAATTTCCGATCTCGGCACGCGAGTCCTGCAATGGGGCTGGCTGCTCGCCGGCCTGGTGCTTGCGTCGTCCGCCATCGTGCTGCTGGCGGTCCTCAACTCCGGCTGGTTCGCCCGCCATGCCGGGGAAGCGCCGATCATCTACCGGCCGCCGGTCGATCCGCTGGCGCGCGACTTCGTCTATTTCTTCGCCGTCGCCCCGGCGCTGCTAGGAAGTTTCCTGGCCGGGCTGTTCAATTTCGACCACGTAGTGGGCGGCGCGGGCGTTGCGCTTCTGATGTCCGGACTTGCCGTGATCGTGGCGACCGGCGATCTGCTCCACCTGCGGCGTCAGCGCGTGCTGCGCACGGTCTGGGCCGCGGCGCTCGCTGCTCCCGCCCTGGTGGCGATCGCGACCACGCTTCTTCTGCCCTGGACCGGCGCTGAAGTGCCGACCTTGTTGCCGGCGAAAGCGATTGCGCATTTCTTCGGCGACAATTTCGAACGGCGAACCAACCAGCGGCTGCGCGCCGTGGCCGGCGATCCGCAACTGGCGAGTTTCATCGCGATGAGCGCCGGGCGCCCGCATCTGCTGCTCGATGCGACGCCGGAACGAACGCCATGGCTGTCGGTCGCGAAATTCAACGAGACCGGTGGCGTCGTGGTCTGGCGCGCCTCCGACACCTCAGGCACGCCACCGCCTGATATCGCACAGCGGTTTCCAGGCCTTGTGCCGGAAGTGCCGCGCGCCTTCGAATGGATGGTGAACGGCCGCCAGCCGTTGTTGCGGGTCGGCTGGGCCATCGTGCGGCCGAAGGCGCCGTAA
- a CDS encoding ribonuclease HII — protein MIRDKSAKRIDKKAGKEQAELPKGVIAVAPPSFRRERALIKRGVWPVAGCDEAGRGPLAGPVVAAAVVLDPKRIPKGIDDSKRLTAERREELFEEICATSSFAVAFASPARIDRDNILRASLWALARAVRALPEVPKHVFVDGRDKIDAPCDCDAVIGGDGIVMSIAAASIIAKVTRDRLMSALALDCPGYGFETHKGYAVPEHREALDRLGPSIHHRRFFAPVIAARLKHYPETVEERIEPDLFTVDGEITSDVSVTI, from the coding sequence ATGATTCGGGACAAGTCCGCCAAGAGAATTGACAAGAAAGCCGGCAAGGAGCAGGCCGAGCTGCCCAAGGGCGTGATCGCGGTCGCGCCGCCGAGCTTCCGCCGTGAGCGGGCGCTGATCAAGCGCGGCGTCTGGCCGGTGGCGGGCTGCGACGAGGCCGGGCGCGGTCCGCTGGCGGGTCCGGTGGTGGCGGCCGCCGTCGTCCTCGATCCCAAGCGAATCCCCAAAGGGATCGACGATTCCAAACGGCTGACCGCCGAGCGCCGCGAGGAATTGTTCGAGGAGATCTGCGCGACATCGTCCTTTGCGGTCGCCTTTGCCTCGCCGGCGCGGATCGATCGCGACAATATCTTGCGTGCCTCGCTCTGGGCGCTGGCGCGCGCGGTCCGTGCGCTGCCCGAGGTGCCAAAACATGTGTTTGTTGACGGCCGCGACAAGATCGACGCGCCCTGCGACTGCGATGCGGTGATCGGCGGCGACGGCATTGTCATGTCGATCGCAGCCGCCTCGATCATCGCCAAGGTGACGCGTGACCGCCTGATGAGCGCATTGGCGCTGGATTGCCCGGGCTACGGCTTCGAAACCCACAAGGGCTACGCCGTGCCGGAACATCGCGAGGCGCTGGACCGGTTAGGCCCGAGCATCCACCACCGCCGATTTTTCGCGCCGGTCATTGCTGCGCGGCTGAAACATTACCCCGAGACGGTCGAAGAGAGGATTGAGCCCGATCTCTTCACCGTAGACGGAGAGATTACTTCCGACGTTTCAGTCACGATCTGA
- a CDS encoding GNAT family N-acetyltransferase, with protein MNQKPAPVSEKQPLVILMTPRLILRTAVEEDISVLQNLIFGDSEVMRFAFAGAPMAKDAAEDFIRRSFTFGESLTGMAVLAEKPAGEVIGFAGLSPCQALEADDFEIGFVLARRAWGKGIATEIGEAQLAFGFEQLKCGRLLGLVDPRNAPSIRALEKLGMRYLATIAEPKRGSRLVYVIEAGEWRRRRAE; from the coding sequence ATGAACCAGAAGCCCGCACCGGTATCGGAAAAGCAGCCGCTCGTCATCTTGATGACGCCGCGCCTGATTCTGCGCACTGCGGTCGAAGAGGATATATCGGTTCTGCAGAATCTGATTTTCGGCGACAGCGAAGTAATGCGCTTTGCGTTTGCCGGAGCACCGATGGCAAAGGACGCCGCCGAGGATTTCATCCGGAGATCATTCACGTTCGGCGAAAGTCTCACGGGGATGGCGGTTCTGGCCGAAAAGCCCGCGGGCGAAGTTATCGGCTTTGCGGGCTTGTCTCCATGCCAAGCGCTGGAGGCCGACGACTTTGAGATCGGATTTGTCCTTGCGCGCAGGGCATGGGGCAAGGGGATCGCAACCGAAATCGGCGAGGCGCAACTCGCTTTCGGGTTCGAGCAACTCAAATGCGGCAGATTGCTCGGGCTGGTCGATCCGCGAAATGCACCGTCCATTCGTGCGCTCGAGAAGCTCGGGATGCGTTATCTGGCGACGATTGCGGAGCCTAAGCGCGGGAGCCGGCTCGTTTATGTGATTGAGGCCGGGGAGTGGCGACGGCGGCGCGCTGAATAA
- a CDS encoding VOC family protein, with amino-acid sequence MSTKAPIPRFTVITLGVTDMRASIAFYEALGFARKMQATGEAVAFFDTGGTVIALFPWDQLARDATLPDEPRPKTFRGTTLAWNCGSVEEVDTVLDFAISCGASLLKSAHKTDYGGYSGYFGDPDNHPWEVVVAPSIEVGDDRRVHLPD; translated from the coding sequence ATGAGCACCAAGGCGCCAATCCCGCGGTTCACGGTCATCACGCTCGGCGTAACCGACATGCGCGCCAGTATCGCGTTTTACGAAGCGCTCGGCTTTGCCCGAAAAATGCAGGCAACCGGTGAGGCCGTCGCTTTCTTCGACACCGGCGGCACGGTGATCGCGCTGTTCCCGTGGGATCAACTCGCCCGCGACGCCACGCTGCCGGATGAGCCGCGGCCGAAAACCTTTCGCGGAACGACACTCGCCTGGAATTGCGGCTCCGTCGAGGAGGTCGACACCGTGCTGGATTTCGCAATCTCCTGCGGCGCGTCGCTATTGAAGTCCGCACACAAGACCGATTACGGCGGTTACTCCGGCTATTTCGGCGATCCCGACAACCATCCCTGGGAAGTCGTGGTTGCGCCCAGCATCGAGGTCGGCGACGACCGGCGGGTTCACCTGCCGGATTAA
- a CDS encoding PA0069 family radical SAM protein has product MSRASSHALKHPPVTAPSEPAGAIPFPELEVAIEKQRRRGRGAQSNQSGRFEAEARVAFDDGWQSLDDLPPFKTTVSLDTSRKVITRNDSPDIGFDRSINPYRGCEHGCVYCFARPTHAFLGLSPGLDFESKLLAKPDAPELLEKELAAPGYEPRMIAIGTNTDPYQPIEREYKIMRGILEVLDRAGHPVGIVTKSALVTRDIDILQRMAKRNLAKVAISVTTLDPKLARTMEPRASTPPKRLEALRQLSEAGIPATVMVAPVIPALNDSEIERILDAAAHAGVKEASYVLLRLPLEVRDLFREWLMANYPDRYRHVFTLIRDMRGGRDYDSQWGTRMKGTGPMAWMIGRRFEIACEKLGLNKRRSKLTTDHFVKPKRSGQQLSLF; this is encoded by the coding sequence ATGAGCCGAGCATCCTCTCATGCCCTCAAGCACCCGCCGGTCACGGCGCCCTCCGAGCCGGCGGGTGCGATACCTTTTCCCGAGCTCGAGGTCGCGATCGAAAAGCAGCGACGGCGTGGCCGCGGCGCGCAGTCCAACCAGAGCGGCCGGTTCGAGGCCGAGGCGCGGGTCGCCTTCGACGATGGCTGGCAGAGCCTGGACGACCTGCCGCCGTTCAAGACGACGGTATCGCTCGATACCTCGCGCAAGGTCATCACCCGCAACGACTCGCCTGACATCGGCTTCGACCGTTCGATCAATCCCTATCGCGGCTGTGAGCATGGCTGCGTCTACTGCTTCGCGCGGCCGACCCATGCTTTTCTCGGCCTGTCGCCAGGGCTCGATTTCGAATCCAAGCTGCTGGCCAAGCCGGACGCGCCCGAACTGCTCGAGAAGGAACTCGCGGCGCCCGGTTACGAGCCGCGCATGATCGCGATCGGCACCAACACCGATCCCTATCAGCCGATCGAGCGCGAATACAAAATCATGCGCGGCATTCTCGAAGTGCTGGATCGGGCTGGCCATCCCGTCGGCATCGTCACGAAGTCGGCGCTGGTGACGCGCGACATCGATATTCTCCAGCGGATGGCGAAGCGCAATTTGGCCAAGGTTGCGATATCGGTGACCACGCTCGATCCCAAGCTTGCGCGCACCATGGAGCCGCGTGCCTCGACCCCGCCGAAGCGGCTGGAGGCGCTGCGCCAATTGTCGGAGGCCGGCATTCCCGCAACCGTTATGGTCGCACCGGTGATTCCCGCGCTGAACGATTCCGAGATCGAACGCATTCTCGATGCCGCAGCCCATGCCGGCGTCAAGGAAGCAAGCTACGTGCTGCTGCGGCTGCCGCTGGAAGTGCGCGACCTGTTTCGCGAATGGCTGATGGCGAACTATCCCGACCGCTACCGTCACGTCTTCACCCTGATCCGCGACATGCGCGGCGGGCGCGATTACGACTCGCAATGGGGAACGCGGATGAAGGGCACCGGCCCGATGGCCTGGATGATCGGACGTCGCTTCGAAATCGCCTGCGAAAAGCTCGGCCTCAACAAGCGCCGCTCGAAGCTGACGACCGATCATTTCGTCAAGCCGAAGCGCAGCGGACAGCAACTGAGTCTGTTCTAG
- a CDS encoding DUF3551 domain-containing protein yields MRLLTLAAATMSLAASFTFAGTLPSHADANWPVCSRTYGTNDGLRCDFQNFQQCRAHVSGMTGSCLENPRASQSSGASRSGRKPLPN; encoded by the coding sequence ATGCGTCTGCTCACTTTGGCTGCCGCGACCATGTCGCTTGCAGCATCATTCACCTTCGCGGGCACGCTGCCAAGCCATGCTGATGCCAATTGGCCAGTTTGCTCCCGGACTTACGGGACGAATGACGGGCTGCGTTGCGATTTCCAGAATTTCCAACAGTGCCGCGCCCATGTCAGTGGCATGACGGGAAGCTGCCTCGAGAATCCTCGAGCGAGCCAGAGCTCTGGAGCATCGCGTTCAGGGCGAAAACCGCTACCCAACTAA
- a CDS encoding glycosyl transferase, with translation MLSVIIPTEGIEQPAVATLAALVPGAAAGVIREVLLVDRAGTGVIERVADVAGCRFLAFEGTRAAALAAGARAARSPWLMFLHAGAVLDSGWIEETTQFIQNVSSSGRPRAGVFRYARSPYADTRLRDGFKFIARMITGPSAEQGLLIARDHYERLGGYRPDSRRSETRLLRQLGRSSRTQLRSRIMVVA, from the coding sequence ATGCTGAGTGTGATCATTCCAACCGAGGGGATCGAACAGCCCGCCGTCGCAACGCTAGCGGCCCTCGTGCCGGGCGCTGCGGCCGGTGTTATCCGCGAGGTGCTGTTGGTCGACCGGGCGGGCACTGGCGTGATCGAACGGGTCGCCGACGTGGCCGGCTGCCGTTTTCTCGCTTTCGAGGGAACGCGCGCTGCGGCGCTGGCCGCCGGCGCGCGGGCAGCGCGCTCGCCATGGCTGATGTTCCTGCACGCCGGCGCGGTGCTCGACAGCGGCTGGATCGAAGAGACCACGCAATTCATCCAGAATGTATCGAGCAGCGGCCGGCCGCGCGCCGGGGTGTTTCGCTATGCCCGCTCGCCCTACGCCGACACGCGGCTGCGCGACGGCTTCAAATTCATCGCCCGCATGATTACCGGGCCTTCGGCGGAACAGGGACTTCTGATCGCGCGCGATCATTATGAGCGGCTCGGCGGCTACCGGCCGGATTCCCGCCGTTCCGAGACGCGGCTGCTGCGCCAGCTCGGCCGCTCGTCGCGCACCCAATTGCGCAGCCGGATCATGGTCGTCGCCTAG
- a CDS encoding bifunctional helix-turn-helix transcriptional regulator/GNAT family N-acetyltransferase yields MSQLDSEHEVAAVRAFNRFYTRKLGVLDQQLLKSPFSLSEARVLYELAHREDLSAKEIGAELGLDAGYLSRIVQNFDETGLITREPLPSDRRQNRLALTAKGRQAFSKLERSTKDDVATMLASLPRGGKERLIGAMADIQRLLGDAPASSRPATLREPRPGDMGWVVQSHGALYAREYGWDSSFEGLVAEIAAKFLASFDASRERCWIAEIEGMQVGSIFLVRHTDEVAKLRLLLVEPAGRGQGLGQRLVGECIAFAKACGYRRITLWTQSILVAARKIYQEAGFKLVATEPHRSFGQDLVGETWELEL; encoded by the coding sequence ATGTCCCAACTGGATTCCGAACACGAAGTCGCGGCGGTACGCGCCTTCAACCGCTTCTACACCCGCAAGCTCGGCGTGCTGGACCAACAGCTCCTGAAGAGCCCGTTCTCGCTGAGCGAGGCGCGGGTGCTGTACGAACTCGCCCACCGTGAAGATCTCTCGGCCAAGGAGATCGGTGCCGAATTGGGTCTCGACGCCGGCTATCTCAGCCGAATCGTGCAGAATTTCGACGAAACCGGATTGATCACCCGCGAACCGCTGCCGTCCGACCGCCGGCAAAACCGGCTCGCTTTGACGGCCAAGGGGCGGCAGGCGTTCTCAAAACTCGAGCGCAGTACAAAGGACGACGTCGCGACCATGCTTGCCTCGCTGCCGCGCGGCGGCAAGGAGCGCCTGATCGGGGCAATGGCCGACATCCAACGGCTGCTTGGCGATGCGCCTGCCTCATCCCGACCGGCGACGCTGCGCGAGCCGCGCCCCGGGGACATGGGATGGGTGGTGCAGAGCCACGGCGCGCTCTATGCCCGCGAATACGGTTGGGATTCCTCGTTCGAGGGGCTCGTCGCCGAGATCGCGGCGAAATTCCTCGCCTCATTCGACGCGTCGCGAGAACGCTGCTGGATCGCCGAGATCGAGGGAATGCAGGTCGGCTCGATATTCCTGGTGCGACACACCGATGAAGTCGCCAAGCTGCGCCTGTTGCTGGTCGAGCCAGCCGGACGCGGACAGGGATTGGGCCAGCGGCTGGTCGGCGAATGCATCGCGTTCGCGAAGGCCTGCGGCTATCGCCGGATCACGTTGTGGACCCAGAGCATTCTGGTCGCCGCCCGCAAAATCTATCAGGAGGCCGGGTTCAAGCTGGTCGCCACCGAGCCGCACCGCAGCTTCGGCCAAGACCTGGTCGGCGAAACCTGGGAACTCGAACTGTGA
- a CDS encoding RSP_7527 family protein — MKPQRRDNSRRVTPDILDFHIKRAHQLRADFYRDMWRAIAALLVRLKRLVL, encoded by the coding sequence GTGAAGCCCCAGCGTCGCGACAACTCGCGGCGCGTGACGCCTGATATCCTCGACTTCCATATCAAGCGCGCACATCAGTTGCGCGCCGACTTCTATCGCGACATGTGGCGCGCGATAGCGGCGTTGCTGGTCAGGCTGAAGCGCCTTGTGCTTTAG
- the moaB gene encoding molybdenum cofactor biosynthesis protein B, whose protein sequence is MSSIDESKQFVPLNIAVLTISDTRTLADDKSGATLAERLTAAGHQLAAREIIVDDVDAIRVIVKRWIADAGVDAIITTGGTGFTGRDVTPEAIEPLFEKRMDGFSIAFHMLSHAKIGTSTVQSRATAGVAGATFIFCLPGSPGACRDAWDGILAAQLDYRTRPCNFVEIMPRLDEHLRRPKAQGASA, encoded by the coding sequence ATGTCCTCCATCGATGAGTCAAAACAATTCGTGCCGCTCAACATCGCGGTGCTGACGATCTCCGATACGCGCACGCTCGCCGATGACAAATCCGGCGCCACGCTGGCGGAGCGGCTGACGGCGGCCGGTCATCAGCTTGCCGCGCGCGAGATCATCGTCGACGACGTCGATGCGATCCGCGTCATCGTCAAGCGATGGATCGCTGACGCCGGCGTCGATGCGATCATCACTACCGGCGGCACCGGCTTCACCGGCCGCGACGTGACGCCGGAGGCGATCGAGCCGCTGTTCGAAAAACGGATGGACGGTTTTTCCATCGCCTTCCACATGCTGAGCCACGCCAAGATCGGCACCTCGACCGTGCAGAGCCGCGCCACCGCCGGCGTTGCGGGGGCGACCTTTATCTTCTGCCTGCCGGGATCTCCGGGCGCCTGCCGCGATGCATGGGACGGCATCCTCGCCGCTCAACTTGATTATCGCACGCGTCCCTGCAATTTCGTCGAGATCATGCCGCGGCTCGACGAGCATTTGCGGCGGCCTAAAGCACAAGGCGCTTCAGCCTGA
- the ypfJ gene encoding KPN_02809 family neutral zinc metallopeptidase, producing the protein MRYDDFRRSDDIEDRRDDSGGGMGGGGGGFGLPMGGGGLGIGTIIVLGLVGYAFGIDPRLLIGGAEILTGGGQAPTYQTDRRSGPAKTGAPKDEVGSMIAGILGEIDDRWSEIFQSSGQNYTGPRIVLFRNATNGGRCGMAQSAMGPFYCPPDKQIFLDTSFFREVETRFRGCSGSACKFTTAYIIAHEAGHHIQNLLGILPRVQRLQQQAGSKAEANALQVKVELQADCLSGVWVNREEKKRPGFIEPGDIDAALRTATAIGDDTLQRQSTGRVVPDSFTHGSAAQRKQWFMTGYQQGTVQACNTFAAGAL; encoded by the coding sequence ATGCGTTACGATGATTTCCGCCGCAGCGACGACATCGAGGATCGTCGCGACGACAGCGGCGGTGGAATGGGTGGCGGCGGTGGCGGATTTGGCCTGCCGATGGGTGGCGGCGGGCTCGGCATCGGCACCATCATCGTGCTCGGCCTGGTCGGCTATGCTTTCGGAATCGATCCGCGCCTCCTGATCGGCGGCGCCGAAATCCTGACCGGCGGGGGACAAGCGCCGACCTACCAGACCGATCGCAGGTCAGGGCCGGCCAAGACCGGCGCCCCGAAGGACGAAGTCGGCAGCATGATCGCTGGTATTCTCGGCGAAATCGACGACCGCTGGAGCGAGATCTTCCAGTCCAGCGGACAGAATTACACCGGACCGCGCATCGTGCTGTTTCGCAACGCTACCAATGGCGGCCGCTGCGGCATGGCGCAGTCGGCGATGGGACCGTTCTATTGCCCGCCGGACAAGCAGATATTCCTCGACACCAGTTTCTTCCGCGAAGTCGAAACACGGTTTCGCGGCTGCTCGGGCAGTGCCTGCAAGTTCACCACGGCCTATATCATCGCGCATGAGGCGGGCCATCACATCCAGAACCTGCTCGGCATCCTGCCGCGCGTGCAGCGGCTGCAGCAGCAGGCCGGCAGCAAGGCGGAAGCCAACGCGCTGCAGGTCAAGGTCGAGCTGCAGGCGGATTGTCTTTCGGGCGTCTGGGTCAACCGCGAAGAGAAGAAGCGTCCGGGCTTCATCGAACCCGGCGATATCGACGCAGCACTGAGAACGGCAACCGCGATCGGCGACGACACGCTGCAGCGACAGTCGACGGGCAGGGTGGTGCCCGACAGCTTCACCCACGGCTCCGCAGCGCAGCGCAAGCAGTGGTTCATGACCGGTTATCAGCAGGGCACGGTACAGGCATGCAACACGTTTGCGGCGGGAGCGTTGTGA
- a CDS encoding site-specific DNA-methyltransferase, translating to MVVSRRGASARAPRTKFESESSAHIVVGDCVAEMSKLPAGSVDLVFADPPYNLQLKGDLKRPDESHVDAVNDDWDKFSSFAAYDDFTRAWLLACRRVMKPSATLWVIGSYHNIFRVGAIMQDLGFWVLNDIVWRKTNPMPNFRGRRFTNAHETMIWAARDEKAKGYTFNYEALKAANEDVQARSDWLIPLCTGEERLKGADGKKVHPTQKPEGLLARVLLSSSKPGDLVIDPFNGTGTTGAVAKRLGRRYIGFERDKTYAKAAEARIAAVEPLPEATLAPFMTARDAPRVAFSELIERGMIPPGTKLVDSKKRHGALVRADGAIMLGDKVGSIHRIGAVAQGSGACNGWTFWHVETKNGLKLIDEMRAEIRSGMAAG from the coding sequence ATGGTAGTGTCGCGTCGCGGGGCGTCTGCAAGGGCGCCCCGCACTAAATTTGAGTCCGAATCCAGCGCTCATATCGTCGTCGGCGATTGCGTCGCCGAGATGTCGAAGCTTCCGGCCGGTTCGGTCGATCTGGTATTCGCAGATCCGCCGTATAACCTGCAGCTGAAGGGCGACCTGAAGCGCCCCGACGAATCCCATGTCGATGCCGTCAACGACGACTGGGACAAGTTCTCCTCGTTCGCCGCGTATGACGATTTCACCCGCGCCTGGCTGCTCGCCTGCCGCCGCGTGATGAAACCGTCGGCGACGCTGTGGGTGATCGGCTCCTACCACAACATCTTCCGCGTCGGCGCGATCATGCAGGACCTCGGCTTCTGGGTCCTCAACGACATCGTCTGGCGCAAGACCAACCCGATGCCGAATTTCCGCGGCCGCCGCTTCACCAATGCCCATGAAACCATGATCTGGGCGGCGCGCGACGAGAAGGCCAAGGGCTATACGTTCAACTATGAAGCCCTGAAGGCCGCCAATGAGGACGTGCAGGCGCGTTCCGACTGGCTGATCCCGCTCTGCACCGGCGAAGAACGCCTCAAGGGCGCCGACGGCAAGAAAGTGCATCCAACCCAGAAGCCCGAGGGCCTCCTGGCGCGCGTGCTGCTGTCGTCGTCGAAGCCCGGCGATCTCGTGATCGATCCCTTCAACGGCACCGGTACCACCGGCGCCGTGGCAAAACGTCTCGGCCGCCGCTATATCGGCTTCGAGCGCGACAAAACCTATGCGAAAGCGGCCGAAGCGCGCATCGCAGCCGTCGAACCGCTGCCTGAGGCGACCCTGGCGCCATTCATGACCGCGCGCGACGCCCCCCGTGTGGCGTTTTCCGAACTGATCGAGCGCGGCATGATTCCGCCCGGCACCAAGCTGGTCGACTCCAAGAAGCGCCACGGCGCGCTGGTTCGTGCCGACGGCGCCATCATGCTCGGCGACAAGGTCGGCTCGATCCACCGCATCGGCGCGGTGGCCCAAGGCTCCGGCGCCTGCAACGGCTGGACCTTCTGGCATGTCGAGACCAAGAACGGCCTCAAGCTGATCGACGAGATGCGCGCCGAAATCCGCTCCGGGATGGCGGCCGGCTAA
- a CDS encoding glutathione S-transferase family protein, which produces MLKFYFNGSPNPTKVALFLEEAGIAYQPVAVDTRKGDQFKPEYLAINPNAKVPAIDDDGVTVFDSNAILLYLAEKTGKFLPANTPANRAELLSWLMFVATGVGPYSGQAVHFKHFAPEKIDYANNRYQFEAQRHFGILNDHLANRRYMVGDTYTIVDMDVWGWARMMPFVMGEDAVAKYPNVKRLVDEIMARPAAAKAIALKDNFKFKAEMDDEARGNMFKHMSVKAA; this is translated from the coding sequence ATGCTCAAATTCTACTTCAACGGATCGCCCAACCCGACCAAGGTCGCCCTCTTCCTCGAGGAAGCCGGCATTGCCTACCAGCCGGTCGCCGTCGACACCCGCAAGGGCGACCAGTTCAAGCCGGAATATCTCGCCATCAATCCGAACGCCAAGGTGCCCGCGATCGACGATGACGGCGTCACGGTGTTCGACAGCAACGCCATCCTGCTCTACCTCGCCGAAAAGACCGGCAAGTTTCTCCCTGCGAACACGCCGGCCAACCGCGCCGAATTGCTGTCATGGCTGATGTTCGTCGCCACCGGCGTCGGCCCGTATTCCGGCCAGGCTGTCCACTTCAAGCATTTTGCGCCGGAAAAGATCGACTACGCGAACAACCGCTACCAGTTCGAGGCGCAGCGGCACTTTGGCATTCTCAACGATCATCTGGCCAACCGCCGCTACATGGTCGGCGACACCTACACCATCGTCGACATGGACGTCTGGGGCTGGGCCCGCATGATGCCCTTCGTGATGGGCGAGGATGCGGTCGCGAAATATCCCAACGTCAAGCGGCTGGTCGACGAGATCATGGCACGGCCTGCGGCAGCGAAAGCGATCGCGCTGAAGGATAACTTCAAGTTCAAGGCCGAGATGGACGACGAAGCGCGCGGCAACATGTTCAAGCATATGTCGGTGAAGGCGGCCTGA
- a CDS encoding nuclear transport factor 2 family protein: MSSADNKKLVQQIYADSANRSGTTFLDNIAEDVTWVVTGQYSWSGKFKGREAINDGLMGHLRSLLAAGRPRTLAFNFIAEGDYVVVEARGDNITKSGERYDNQYCMVWRIENGKIREIKEYCDSALVERVLGPFPPEQKLAVAG, encoded by the coding sequence ATGAGTTCAGCCGACAACAAGAAACTGGTGCAGCAAATCTACGCAGATTCAGCGAACCGCAGCGGAACGACCTTCCTCGACAATATCGCTGAGGATGTCACCTGGGTCGTCACCGGCCAATATTCCTGGTCGGGCAAATTCAAGGGCCGTGAGGCCATCAACGACGGCCTGATGGGTCATCTGCGGTCGCTGCTCGCCGCCGGGCGGCCGCGCACGCTGGCGTTCAACTTCATCGCGGAAGGAGATTATGTTGTGGTGGAAGCCCGCGGCGACAACATTACCAAGTCCGGGGAGCGATACGACAATCAGTACTGCATGGTGTGGCGGATCGAGAACGGCAAGATCAGGGAGATCAAGGAATATTGCGATTCCGCGCTGGTGGAGCGTGTGCTCGGTCCATTCCCCCCGGAGCAAAAGCTCGCCGTTGCGGGTTGA